TGGAACTATTTAAATCCATCCCCGAATCCACTATAGAAAAAATCACAACTTACATGTATTGTTTAGATGAAAATAATCAAATAAATTTTTACTACAAATAAAATGCCCGAAGAATACCTATTTAAGGAACTTACTACTCTAAAAAATCGTGTGGAAAAATCCAAAATGCCCAGCGATTTAAAATCCCGAATCTGGGAAATGCTGGAACGGTTAAATCGTATGGCAAAGCTGGGGTCTTACAGCGCAGAGTACGAAATATTAAGCCGTTATGTGGACTGGGCAACTTTAATCCCCTGGCAAGAGACAACGCAAGATAATTTGGATCTAAAAAATGCCAAAAAAACTCTCGATACCAATCACTTTGGTCTTGATTCTGTTAAAGAAAGGGTCTTGGAGTATTTAGCGGTACGAAACCTGCTTACAAAGAAAGGTCTTGTAAAAACGGAGCATTCGCCAATTTTGTGCCTTGTAGGTTTGCAGGGGACTGGAAAAACCACTATGGCGGAGTCCATTGCAACCGCCTTAGGTCGCAAATTTATAAGAATTTCGCTAGGAGCGCTGGGATCAACTTTGGAGCTTAGAGGTCGCTCCAGCACCGACCCCGGCGCCGAACCCGGACAAATTATTAAAGCCTTGGTTCGTACTGGGTCTTTTAACCCTCTAATTTTGCTGGATGAGATGGACAAAGTAAGCGGAGAAAAGGGTTTGAGATCGGACTTTATGGCAGTGCTTTTAGAAATATTAGACCCTGAACAAAATAATAAATTCCGAGATCACTATCTAGACTACCCAACAAATCTTTCGCAAATTCTTTTTGTGGTTAGCGCTAACAACACGGGGTCGTTTTCAGCGGCTTTAATGGATAGATTGGAAATTATTACAATGCCCTCTTACACAGATACCGAAAAGGAACGCATTGCCCGCGATTTTTTACTTCCAAAATCCATTAAACAAGCTGGTTTGGATGAGAATCAAATTAAAATAGATGATATACTTTGGCCTCTGATTATTAAACCTTTAGGTTATGATAGTGGAATAAGAAGTCTTAAAAGGCTCTTGGACGGCATGACCAGAAAGATAGCAAAAATGGTGGTGGAAGAAAAAATTGTCAAGGTCAATATTACCAAAGAGAATTTAAAAACCTATATTTCTGGATTCTATTAGAGTTGAATAAAGAAGAGCTAGATCAGCAAATTTCCAAAGCGGTGATTTCGTGCAAAAAATGCCGTCTTTGCAAAACAAGAAAAAAAGCAGTCCCGGGAGAAGGGTCTTTAATAACCTCCGTAATTTTCGTTGGAGAAGCTCCGGGTCAGAACGAAGATGAGATGGGAAAACCCTTTGTGGGAAGGGCGGGAATTCTTCTAACGGAACTTTTTAAAAAAATTGGATACGAAAGAAGTCAGATCTGGATTGGCAATGTAATAAAATGTCGCCCTCCAGAAAACAGGGCGCCAATGGTAGACGAGTTGCGCAATTGCGCGCCCTATTTAGAAAACCAGATTAAGCTGATTAACCCAAAGGTGATTGTAACTTTGGGGAGATTTGCTCTAGAACATTTTATTAAAGAGGGAAAAATTTCCCGAGACCATGGAATTCCCCAAATCTGGAAGGGTCGGGTGGTTTTTCCTGTTTATCACCCGGCGGCGGCATTGAGAAACCCGCAGGTGGGTATCGTTTTGGAAAAGGATTTTAAAAAAATCCCCCAAGTTATAAATGACGCCGAGGAGATGATAGGAAAAGTTAAGGAAAAAACCACAGATCAAAATAGAGGTCAGATGGGTTTTTTGTGAAAAATATGAACTTAAATAGCTTTACCCAAAATAAAAAGAAAGATGTCAAGCTAATTGTCATTGGCGGTACCGCCGATGTGCAAAAGAACATGTTCGTTTATGAATACGGAAACGACATTGTCATATTTGATTGTGGCATTGGCTTCCCAGGAAGAGACGCCTTCGGAGTAGATTTAATTATCCCCGATTTTTCTTATATTCTCCAAAACATTAACAAGGTTCGTGGCCTTGTGGTAACTCATGGACACGAGGATCATTTTGGGGCAATCCCACACCTGTTAAAAGAGGTTCGGATTCCAATTTATTGTGCCAAAATTGTGGCAGAGCTTTTAAAAAACAAACTTAAGGAGGGGAATTTGCTTATTGGAACAAGCTTAAATATTATCAACCCCGATGGACCTTCTTTTAATCTTGGGGTTTTTAAAATTGACCCTTTTAGGGTAAATCATTCGGTTCCTGAAAGTTTGGGGTTTGCTATAGAAACACCACAGGGGACAATTTTTCATGTTTCCGACTACAAATTTGACTGGACTCCTACAATGGACAAACAGTTCGATATTCCAAAAGCGGTAAAACTAGCACAAAATGGCGTTATTGCTTTGTGTTCCGACTGTTTGGGAGCAACTTCGGAAGGGTTTACCCATTCTGAACGCGAAATTCAAAAAACCTTTGACGAGTATATTGGAAATGCCAAAGAACAAGTTTTTGTAACTACTATGTCCTCCAACATTTCCCGAATTAAAATGGTGGTTGACGCATCAAGCAAGGTTGGTAGAAAAGTTGTCATAGGGGGAAGAAGCATGGACCAAACCGTAGAAATTGCCAGAAGACTGGGATATATTCCTTACCCCAAAGAAACTTTTGTTCCCATTAGAGGTTGTCAGAGCTACGCGCAAGACAAACTTACCTACATAGTTGCAGGATGCTACGGACAGCAGGGCTCGGCACTTAGCAGAATTGCCAAAGACGAGCACAAGCACATTAAACTTAAAAAAGGAGCCACTGTAATCTTTTCGGCCGATCCCATTCCTGGAACTGTGGATTTAGTAAACGAGCTTATTGACAAACTAACGCTCGCTGGAGCAGAGGTAATTTACAGCGCTGTCCAAGAAAACCTGCATGTTTCGGGTCACGGATCGCAGGGAGATCACATACTCTTGGCATCGCTTGTCCGCCCCAAATACTTTATTCCTATTGGGGGGACAATTTCGCTGATGCGCGCTTATTCCAACAACATGGTCAAAATTGGCGCCCCACAGGAAAATGTTTTAGAGCTTTTGGAGGGAGACAGTATTTCGTTTTCTCGCGGTATGGCGTACAAACACCACGAACTGGATACTCACGATGTTTTTATTGGAAGCCAAGTAGATGTTGTAAGTCCTGTTGTCCTAAAAGATCGAAAAACACTTTCTACCGATGGAATTTTTGTAGCTATTCTTAAATTTGATCGCGAAAAAAGGGAGTTTCTAAATTCGGCCGAAATAGTTTCTCGAGGGTTTGTTTATATGAAAGAGTCTAAAGAGCTAATTCGCGGAGCCGAGGAAGCTATTGTAAAGACACTTCAAGGGAACAAAAGAAAAAGCCGTGATTGGGTGGCAGTTAAAGACGAGGTGGAAAAAACCTTATATAAATACTTCCAAAAGACCACCGGTCGCACTCCCCTAATTCTCCCAGTAATCGTGGAGGCTTAATTGGCGTATTTGTGGAGGACAGAAGAAACAAGTGTTTGGTAGGGTAATCCTTCTTCTACCGCTTTCGATTTAAGTTTTAATAAATCTTTCTGCGATAGTCTAATATTAATGTTTCTAGTTTTGTTAAAGGTACTTCTAGCATAGCTTACATAGTTTTTGATAGCGCTAGAAGCATTGGGTACACTTTTTAATTTACCCTCATCAAAACTCTTGGCTATTTTTTGTTCTTCTTTATCCAGTTCGTAATATTTCATAATAAATACTTCTTTGTAGCCTTTCTGCTTGGAATGATGGTTTTTAAAAAAACCTTTTCTTCGTCCTCAACAAAAGGTACAAGATATACATAACTATTAAGCATAACAACCATTACTTGTTGATTCTTTCTAATTGGGTGGGCAACTATATCTAGTAAGTTACCCTCTTCAATAGAAACCAACACATCCTCAAACGAAATATCTCTTTCCAATTTTAATTTTTGATTTTTTTCCTCGTCCCAATCAAAATGCTTCACACTCATAATATATTACATTAAGTATGTAATGTCAATTTCTAATATATTTCAATAAAAATTCTTTACCTCTTTCAAACACCGGAGGGTCAACCCAACTTCGGAAGTTGGGTGTGTACTGGCTACAATTCAAGGAGGCTTTTCGGCGGGTTACAACATTGTTATCTTAAAAGATCTTATAGAAACTACTGACGACCCCATCCGACAAAAGATACAGGAATTACTAACAAAGTATACTTGGCCAGTTATGTTTGGAGCGACTATCTCATCAGACGAGTTTATTAACCAAATAAAATAGATTCTCCTGCTAGCTAACAAAAACCCCTTTAATAGCTAATCAAGACAGTAATTTGTCTAATTTTTTTGGTGTTAAACTACTTTTAGTGGTGATCTTCTTCTGCCATGGCTTGCTCTCTTGTCAATTGCACACGGTCAGCAGGGTGGTTGGGAGGGCTGTAAATTGTATAAAGCTTTAAATCTTCCGTCTCGGATGTGTTAATTAGATTGTGCTCGGTTCCCGCGGGAACCACAACAGCGCTTCCGTCTTTAAGTTCGGTTTCTTCCCCATTCATCACAATTTTCCCTTGACCTTTTTCGATTCTAAAAAACTGGTCAATTGTTTCGTGTATTTCTAGCCCAAGATCCTCTAAAGGCTTTAAACTCATTAAAACCAGCTGCATATGGGATGGTGTATAAAGCACCTGGCGAAAATTAGCATTTTGTAATGTTAGCTCCTCAATATTTCCTGTATACCCTGTCATGCTACCTCCTCCTTTTCTTCTGGAGAATCGCCAATCTCCAAGGGAACTTCCTGATCTTTTTTAAGGGCGTTTCGAATCCCTTTTTCTATATCTTCGGCAACACCTTTATTTTCTTTAAGATAAATTCTTGCCCCTTCTTTTCCTTGCGACATTTTTTGCCCTTTAAAGGAATACCAAGATCCTGATTTTTCCACAACTCCAAGCTCCACCCCAACATCAATTAAATTGCCTTCTTTGGAAATTCCCTCGTTAAACAAAATATCAAATTCGGCAACTCTAAACGGCGGAGCGACTTTGTTTTTTACAACTTTAACTTTAGTTCTATTTCCAATCGCTTTATCTCCTTCCATAATGGATGTTACCCTTCTAATCTCAAGTCTCACAGAAGCATAAAATTTTAAGGCGCGACCCCCCGGAGTAGTCTCGGGATTGCCAAACATAATTCCAATCTTTTCTCTGATTTGGTTGGTAAATACTACAGTGCAATTTGATCTGGATACCGCGGCAGTAATTTTTCGCAAAGCTTGCGACATTAGTCTCGCCTGCAAACCCATGTGGGAATCCCCCATATCCCCTTCTATCTCGGCCCGTGGAGTTAAAGCCGCAACCGAATCTATAGCAATTAAATCCACCGCGCCACTTCTAATTAAAGTTTCGGCAATCTCCAAAGCCTGCTCGCCAGTATCGGGTTGAGAGATTAGAAGGTTATCTAAATTTACTCCGCATTTTGTGGCATAAAGCGGATCCATTGCGTGTTCCGCATCAATAAAGGCCGCTGTTCCTCCCTTTTTTTGCGCTTCGGCAATAATATGTTGTACCAGGGTAGTTTTACCCGAAGACTCCGGTCCGTAGATTTCGACAATTCTACCTCTGGGAATTCCCCCAACCCCAAGCGCCAAATCCAAAGCGATAGATCCTGTAGAGATAACCTCGATATTTCGCAATTTCGCGGATTCCCCTAAACGCATAATGGCTCCTTTACCAAAGTTCTTCTCAATTTGATCTAAAGCATTTTTTAGCGCTAGTACTTTTCCATCTTTTTCTACCATGATATTAATTTATACATTATAGATTAGCAAGTCAAGACCCCCATAGACAAGTTTTTAACAAACGGGAAAAACTTATAGCGTAATCAATACCGGCAAATTTTAATTAAAATGCGTGCTGTAAAAAGGAAATATCCCGTGTGGAAAAACGGAAAAGAGAAATCCTTTGCAGGATACAGGATATCTAAACTTGTTAACATATCAACAAGATCTATGACTACTATTGTATTAATACTACCTTTAAACTAAATCTAAAGAGGATAAGTAGATTAGCTGTAAACTTCCCTTACAAAAACTTCTTGTTTTTTGTCCTAAGTCGCTAGTATGAGAGAACTGTAGAGCTACCCTAAAAATAATCCACAAGTTTTTAACATCTGGTAACTAAGGTTAACAACCTCGCAAAAGAAACGGGCTTTAGTCTTTGACGCATTTTAGGAATACAGAGGGACCGAAATTTATGCAGCTTAAAGGCTCTTGCAGTCGCGATTCCACTTCTGCCAAAGTTTTATCGGCAAAGTATTTTTTTAGTAAGGGGGATCTTAGATTAGATACCGAAAGCTTTTTTTCTATTCTAAACCCAGCATTTCCAAGCGCTTCCTCTACGAATTGAGGATGGAAGTTACAAAAATTAACTTTGGATTTTGTGGCAATACTCACGGGGGAAAGGTCGAAGTGCTTTAGGTTGAATTTAGCAATGTTTCTTACAACAGCCTTAAAGTTTAATTTGTTGGCGTACTCTAAAATAAACACCCCGTCGTTTTCTAGGACGGTGGCTACCTGTTTAAAGGCGTCTGCCAGATTATCTAAATGGTGCACCACACGAATCATAATTACGCAGTCAAATTTACTGCCATTAAGATTTTCTGCAAGATTGTAAACATCCGATTTTACGGTTTTAATGCTCATTCCTTTTGTTTTGGTAAACTTAACAGCCTGCGCCAAGATTTTGGTGGAGGAGTCTGTTAGGGTAATTTTAGAAAATGTTTTACTATAGAGAGGGGCAAGTCTTCCGAAACCGCCGCCCACATCCAAAATGCTGGTTCCTTTTAGAGGGAGGAGTTTTTTTAAGGCGCGTTTTTCGGCCAAATCTTCGTATTCTCTGCCACTCCAATATTTTGTATAATCGTAATTGGGGTCATTGTAATCGGCGGGTTTCATAGACTCTATTAAATCACAAATTGGCAAATGCTGTGTTAGAATAAAAATACCATGTCTAAAAAATTGCTCTGGTTGTTGGTGCCATTACTGCTTGCTCCCGCGATCTATTTTGGCGCAACTAAATTTTTCTTGCCCAAAGACCAACCTACTGTAAATGCCACGGGAACTTTAAAGCTTTGGGGCTTGTGGGAAAACGCTGATATGTCAGCATTTCTTTTTGAACGCTTTAAAAACATTTACCCCAATGTAAAGATTGAATACGAGGAGAGAAATTTAGGAGGTCTCGCGGAATATAAAGATTTGGTTTTTACCCGTCTTTTAGAAGGTACCACTCCCGATGTAATTTTGGTACATGCCTCGTGGATTCCCGAAATGCTATCGTATCTAACACCTGCTCCCGAAAGCGTATTTATGGTCAATTCTTTCAGTCAAGAGGTTTACCCTTCCGTTTCTCGAGTTTGTGTTCTGGGCGGTCTAGTAGTTTGCGCGGCTCCGTCCTTTGATGATTTGGCTTTGGTCTATAACAAGGAGATGTTTTTGGGGTCAGGCTTAATGGAAGCTCCCAAAACTTGGGATGATTTTAGATTCTTTGCTAAAAAGCTTACTGTGCATGACGATTCCGGAAAAATTATTCTTGCTGGGGCGGCAATCGGCGCTACAAAAAATGTAGCTTACGCCTCTGATATCTTGGGGTTGATGCTCTTGCAGAATAATATCAAAATTCCAGAAGGGCTAGATTCCAAAGAAGCGCAAGATGTTTTAGCCTATTACAGCGATTTTGTAAAAGTAGATAAAGTTTGGGATGGCACACAGCAGAATTCTCTAGAGGCTCTAGCGCAGGGGAAGGTTGCTATGGTTTTTGCCCCATCCCGCGCCCTTCTTGGAGTGTTAAATTCCGTCTCCAATGTAGACCTTGCTGTGGCACCAGTTCCGCAAATTCCCAATCCCGATGGAAAAACGCTAACCAATAAGAACTGGGCGAGTTTTTGGGTTTTTGTGGTTCCGCTTTCGAGCCAAAATAGCAAGGTAGCTTGGGATTTTATCAAGTATGTAACCTCCAAAGAGGAGCTGTTACAGCAATACGAGGCGCAGTCGTTATACCGGGTGTTTGGCCAGATCCTTCCTCTCAAGGAGCTTTCCGAAACCATAGGGAAAAATGAGTATCTTGCGCCATATATTTTGGGAGCGGAAAATGCGGAAGTGTCCTTGCTTAGCGCTGGTAGCGGAAACGATCCTTATGTTACTGCCATAAACTCCGCAATTGACGAAGTCTTATTGGGAAAGACTGCGCAAGATGCTTTAACCTCCGCTAAAACTACTCTGACCACTCTTCTGACAACAAAGAGGAAAAAGCGGTAAAATACTCTCATGAAAATCCTTGGTATAGAAACAAGCTGCGATGAAACTTCAGTCTCTGTGGTCCAAGATGGCGCCAAAGTGTTAACTTTGGTAACTGCCACTTCCTTGGAAATGCACAAAAAGACCCGAGGCATTACTCCCGAAAATGCGGCAAGAAAACAAGTGGAGTATATGATACCTGTTTTGCAGGAGGCTTTGTCGAATCAAGATGTAGATGCCGTTGCAGTTACTGAAAATCCCGGATTGATCGGGTCTTTGGTTGTGGGGGTAGAAACAGCAAAGGCTCTTAGTTTTGCTTTAGACAAACCGCTACATTTAATAAGTCACTTAATGGGGCATATCTATTCTTTGTGGTTGGACAAAAATAGAAAGGAGCAACCAAAATTTCCCTTTGTGGTTCTGCTTGTTAGCGGTGGGCACACTGAATTGTATTTAGTAAAATCGCATCAACAAATCAACTTTCTTGGGGGAACCCGCGACGACGCGGTTGGGGAATGCTTTGACAAAGTGGCAAGATCGTTAGAGCTTGGGTATCCCGGAGGACCGGCGATTGACGCCGAGGCGTCTAAAATTTTCAACTCTCAATTCTCAATTTATTTCGCTCTGCGAAACACCCGGAAGGTGTGCAATAAAAACACCTTCAAACTGCCCAAACCGATGATAACTTCCAAGGATTGTGAGTTTTCGTTTTCAGGTTTAAAGACAGCGGTTCATCGCATCACCCTTTCAAA
The Patescibacteria group bacterium genome window above contains:
- a CDS encoding AAA family ATPase, with protein sequence MPEEYLFKELTTLKNRVEKSKMPSDLKSRIWEMLERLNRMAKLGSYSAEYEILSRYVDWATLIPWQETTQDNLDLKNAKKTLDTNHFGLDSVKERVLEYLAVRNLLTKKGLVKTEHSPILCLVGLQGTGKTTMAESIATALGRKFIRISLGALGSTLELRGRSSTDPGAEPGQIIKALVRTGSFNPLILLDEMDKVSGEKGLRSDFMAVLLEILDPEQNNKFRDHYLDYPTNLSQILFVVSANNTGSFSAALMDRLEIITMPSYTDTEKERIARDFLLPKSIKQAGLDENQIKIDDILWPLIIKPLGYDSGIRSLKRLLDGMTRKIAKMVVEEKIVKVNITKENLKTYISGFY
- a CDS encoding uracil-DNA glycosylase, which encodes MLLELNKEELDQQISKAVISCKKCRLCKTRKKAVPGEGSLITSVIFVGEAPGQNEDEMGKPFVGRAGILLTELFKKIGYERSQIWIGNVIKCRPPENRAPMVDELRNCAPYLENQIKLINPKVIVTLGRFALEHFIKEGKISRDHGIPQIWKGRVVFPVYHPAAALRNPQVGIVLEKDFKKIPQVINDAEEMIGKVKEKTTDQNRGQMGFL
- a CDS encoding ribonuclease J, which translates into the protein MNLNSFTQNKKKDVKLIVIGGTADVQKNMFVYEYGNDIVIFDCGIGFPGRDAFGVDLIIPDFSYILQNINKVRGLVVTHGHEDHFGAIPHLLKEVRIPIYCAKIVAELLKNKLKEGNLLIGTSLNIINPDGPSFNLGVFKIDPFRVNHSVPESLGFAIETPQGTIFHVSDYKFDWTPTMDKQFDIPKAVKLAQNGVIALCSDCLGATSEGFTHSEREIQKTFDEYIGNAKEQVFVTTMSSNISRIKMVVDASSKVGRKVVIGGRSMDQTVEIARRLGYIPYPKETFVPIRGCQSYAQDKLTYIVAGCYGQQGSALSRIAKDEHKHIKLKKGATVIFSADPIPGTVDLVNELIDKLTLAGAEVIYSAVQENLHVSGHGSQGDHILLASLVRPKYFIPIGGTISLMRAYSNNMVKIGAPQENVLELLEGDSISFSRGMAYKHHELDTHDVFIGSQVDVVSPVVLKDRKTLSTDGIFVAILKFDREKREFLNSAEIVSRGFVYMKESKELIRGAEEAIVKTLQGNKRKSRDWVAVKDEVEKTLYKYFQKTTGRTPLILPVIVEA
- a CDS encoding BrnT family toxin, translated to MKHFDWDEEKNQKLKLERDISFEDVLVSIEEGNLLDIVAHPIRKNQQVMVVMLNSYVYLVPFVEDEEKVFLKTIIPSRKATKKYLL
- a CDS encoding cupin domain-containing protein yields the protein MTGYTGNIEELTLQNANFRQVLYTPSHMQLVLMSLKPLEDLGLEIHETIDQFFRIEKGQGKIVMNGEETELKDGSAVVVPAGTEHNLINTSETEDLKLYTIYSPPNHPADRVQLTREQAMAEEDHH
- the recA gene encoding recombinase RecA yields the protein MVEKDGKVLALKNALDQIEKNFGKGAIMRLGESAKLRNIEVISTGSIALDLALGVGGIPRGRIVEIYGPESSGKTTLVQHIIAEAQKKGGTAAFIDAEHAMDPLYATKCGVNLDNLLISQPDTGEQALEIAETLIRSGAVDLIAIDSVAALTPRAEIEGDMGDSHMGLQARLMSQALRKITAAVSRSNCTVVFTNQIREKIGIMFGNPETTPGGRALKFYASVRLEIRRVTSIMEGDKAIGNRTKVKVVKNKVAPPFRVAEFDILFNEGISKEGNLIDVGVELGVVEKSGSWYSFKGQKMSQGKEGARIYLKENKGVAEDIEKGIRNALKKDQEVPLEIGDSPEEKEEVA
- a CDS encoding class I SAM-dependent methyltransferase, encoding MKPADYNDPNYDYTKYWSGREYEDLAEKRALKKLLPLKGTSILDVGGGFGRLAPLYSKTFSKITLTDSSTKILAQAVKFTKTKGMSIKTVKSDVYNLAENLNGSKFDCVIMIRVVHHLDNLADAFKQVATVLENDGVFILEYANKLNFKAVVRNIAKFNLKHFDLSPVSIATKSKVNFCNFHPQFVEEALGNAGFRIEKKLSVSNLRSPLLKKYFADKTLAEVESRLQEPLSCINFGPSVFLKCVKD
- a CDS encoding extracellular solute-binding protein; its protein translation is MSKKLLWLLVPLLLAPAIYFGATKFFLPKDQPTVNATGTLKLWGLWENADMSAFLFERFKNIYPNVKIEYEERNLGGLAEYKDLVFTRLLEGTTPDVILVHASWIPEMLSYLTPAPESVFMVNSFSQEVYPSVSRVCVLGGLVVCAAPSFDDLALVYNKEMFLGSGLMEAPKTWDDFRFFAKKLTVHDDSGKIILAGAAIGATKNVAYASDILGLMLLQNNIKIPEGLDSKEAQDVLAYYSDFVKVDKVWDGTQQNSLEALAQGKVAMVFAPSRALLGVLNSVSNVDLAVAPVPQIPNPDGKTLTNKNWASFWVFVVPLSSQNSKVAWDFIKYVTSKEELLQQYEAQSLYRVFGQILPLKELSETIGKNEYLAPYILGAENAEVSLLSAGSGNDPYVTAINSAIDEVLLGKTAQDALTSAKTTLTTLLTTKRKKR
- the tsaD gene encoding tRNA (adenosine(37)-N6)-threonylcarbamoyltransferase complex transferase subunit TsaD, with protein sequence MKILGIETSCDETSVSVVQDGAKVLTLVTATSLEMHKKTRGITPENAARKQVEYMIPVLQEALSNQDVDAVAVTENPGLIGSLVVGVETAKALSFALDKPLHLISHLMGHIYSLWLDKNRKEQPKFPFVVLLVSGGHTELYLVKSHQQINFLGGTRDDAVGECFDKVARSLELGYPGGPAIDAEASKIFNSQFSIYFALRNTRKVCNKNTFKLPKPMITSKDCEFSFSGLKTAVHRITLSKKLNNDEVTQLAFEFRETAVEILISKLLFASKMNQTKNIAVVGGVAANALLRQRLEELRSTYTVFLPHLKYTGDNGAMIASNAYFNNYSK